The window GCGAAAAACGATTCGAAAGTGGAGCATACACGATAGTATTCGAGCATTTCGAATCGGTTTTTAACGCAGCCATTGGGCGTAATATGCATTTTTGGGATAGGTTCTAGATGAATAGCTGGACTTTGCTATTAGCCGCCTCTTCCAGAAACTTGGCAACACCGCAGAAGGTTAAATTGTCATAATCAATCATTTCTTCTCTTTTAAAACCCATCAAATCCATTGACATTTCACAAATAAAAATCCGTACGCCCAGCTCTTCGGCCATGGCCAGAAATTCCTCTAACGAGGCCACATTTTTCTTCTTCATCAGGGTTTTCATCATGGCCGTCCCCATACCGCCCATGTTCATTTTCGAAAGTTTGACCTGGCCCATGCCCTTGGGCAGCATGGTGCCGAACATTTTGCCGAAAAGGTCTTTGCCGCCAACAGATTTTTTGGCATCCCTGAGAACCGGTGTTCCCCAGAACGTAAAAAACATGACAGCATCCATTCCCATGGCAACCGCCCCGGTGGCTATAACAAAGGCAGCGATGACTTTGTCCAGATCCCCACTGAACACCACCATCGAAAGCTTGTTTTCCGGAGTTCTTTTATCCAGCGCCGACAGTTGGGATTGCAACTCGCTGAACTGGTTTTCGATATTTTGCATATCCATGATTGGCCTCCTTTAGTTTATACTATGAACTTTTTCTCCCAAAATATATTCTGTTGCAACAGGGCAATTGTTCGTTCAAGCGGGCTGTCAAACCTCTTGAATCCGTAAATCTAAATCATTATTTCTTTGACCGCCTCCATCGAGGCTTTGAGAATATCAAGGTTGGTCAATACCGCCTTGCGTTGATCCGGGGCAATTTGAAGCAAGATCTGATGATGCAAATCCTGCAAAAACATATTGATATGGTCCAATTTTTCGTGCCCTAAAGGCGTAAGGCTCAACAGACTGACGCGGGAATCTTCAGGGTCTTTCATGCGCTGAACGAGCTTTTTTTTAATCAGGCCATCAACAATTTTGGATACCCGGCTTTTGACGACATCCATTTTAGCAGCGATGCCTTTGGCAGTCAGATAACGCTCCTGTTCGAAGAGCATTAAGCACCTCAATTCGGCATCCGGCAGATTAAAACGCTCGCATTGATACTGCAATCGTTCCTGACAGCATTGGAAGAGCTTCATTATAAGCTCTTGAAATTGCTTTAACTGGTAGTCGGGGATCTCGCTCGCGGGGTCTGCTATAGAATTGTTCGCAATTTGGTTCATAGCGTGAACTATAACAAATGATTGGCGCCTGTCAAGGGCCTTTTTCAAATAAATAACACATGCGGCGAACCTTGACCGGCGCTGGATCAGGCGGTGTAATACCTGCGGATCAGCGAATATAATTTACTTTTTTTCATTTTTATACTATAATCTAAGTAATTTAGCGGCAAATAACAGCACTAGAAACCAACATTTACCGACCTGCCTGCAGATAAATTACCCGATTAAGCGAGGAGGACATGATGATCGAAACAATGCGAAGGATCTTCATCCTTTTGTTGATAATCCCGGCTCTGGCAATCATACCCGCCTGTGCCAAGAAGACCACGATGGCGGAACAAGAAACAAGCCCCCAAATAGACCAGACGGCCGCTGACCGTGAAAAAGAATTGGCGGCTGAACGTAAACGTAAAGAAGCCGAGCGGCGCCGTTTTCTGGCGGCCAAAAGACAGTTTCAGACTGAGGACATCTATTTTAAAAGAGGGAGCTATCAGCTGCAGCCGCAGGCCCGCACAATTTTATATCGCAAAGCCGAATTTTTAAAAACCTACCCGGATGTTGTCGTGA of the Desulfobacterales bacterium genome contains:
- a CDS encoding DsrE/DsrF/DrsH-like family protein, giving the protein MDMQNIENQFSELQSQLSALDKRTPENKLSMVVFSGDLDKVIAAFVIATGAVAMGMDAVMFFTFWGTPVLRDAKKSVGGKDLFGKMFGTMLPKGMGQVKLSKMNMGGMGTAMMKTLMKKKNVASLEEFLAMAEELGVRIFICEMSMDLMGFKREEMIDYDNLTFCGVAKFLEEAANSKVQLFI
- a CDS encoding MarR family winged helix-turn-helix transcriptional regulator, whose product is MKLFQCCQERLQYQCERFNLPDAELRCLMLFEQERYLTAKGIAAKMDVVKSRVSKIVDGLIKKKLVQRMKDPEDSRVSLLSLTPLGHEKLDHINMFLQDLHHQILLQIAPDQRKAVLTNLDILKASMEAVKEIMI
- a CDS encoding OmpA family protein, whose translation is MMIETMRRIFILLLIIPALAIIPACAKKTTMAEQETSPQIDQTAADREKELAAERKRKEAERRRFLAAKRQFQTEDIYFKRGSYQLQPQARTILYRKAEFLKTYPDVVVIIEGHTDERGTREANIAFGDHRAGAVKSFLIREGIARERLIPVSFGKERPVDAGRTEAARAKNRRVHLVIKE